A part of Gemmatimonas groenlandica genomic DNA contains:
- a CDS encoding hotdog fold domain-containing protein, whose amino-acid sequence MPRANPSPGRLLLRNWERFSALPFGKRLFSWAVGRTAPYTGSVGGVYTDVRPGYARVELRDRKAVRNHLASVHAVALVNLAEMTSGVALMTALPPGVRGIVTGLSIEYLKKARGTLVCTTTAHAPSDVPAPITHDVQADIANADGEVVARCVVHWRLSPPDPSRESAQ is encoded by the coding sequence ATGCCTCGCGCCAATCCATCCCCGGGACGCCTCCTGCTGCGCAACTGGGAACGCTTTTCAGCTCTCCCCTTCGGCAAGCGCCTGTTCAGCTGGGCCGTGGGTCGCACGGCGCCGTACACGGGCTCGGTGGGTGGGGTGTACACCGACGTGCGTCCCGGCTACGCGAGGGTGGAGCTGCGCGACCGCAAGGCGGTGCGGAATCATCTGGCGTCGGTGCACGCCGTGGCACTGGTGAATCTGGCTGAGATGACCAGTGGGGTGGCGCTGATGACGGCGTTGCCGCCCGGCGTGCGCGGCATCGTGACCGGCTTGTCCATCGAGTATCTCAAGAAGGCGCGTGGCACGCTGGTGTGCACGACGACCGCGCACGCGCCGAGCGACGTGCCCGCGCCGATCACGCACGATGTGCAAGCGGACATCGCGAACGCCGACGGTGAGGTGGTGGCCCGATGCGTCGTGCATTGGCGACTCTCACCGCCCGATCCGTCACGGGAGTCGGCCCAATGA
- a CDS encoding penicillin acylase family protein, with the protein MTDVAAPPAGALSFDTPLTRHAHIRVPLICGPMYPCSNPELVAAVSAAGALGIVQPISLTYVHGYDFREGLRTITRLSGGAPIGFNALIEASSKTYHNRMIKWVDIALEEGVRFFLTSLGNPKWVCDRVHAVGGVVYHDITELKWAEKGRDGGVDGLVAVNREAGGHTGSRDPRALLDEVSALGLPVVAAGGVGAPDQFKALLDMGYAGVQLGTRFIATPECNSDDAYKYAIVEANSRDIVLTERLTGVPVSVIRTPYVEKLGTKVGPISRWLFKGRKTKHWIRTFYALRSLRQLKRSSVDGATQDYWQAGRSVDAIHEIKPAGEIVREFASALTSAAVKAVVLLALLLGAPDRASAQAPTQQITATGLQAPVTLARDSAGIVHIEAASEHDLFFAQGYSAARDRLFQLELWRRQATGTMAEVLGPRWVSRDRASRLLRYRGSMTSELAHYHPRGASIIGAFVDGVNAYVDEVRANPALMPQELTWLGIAPQHWTQAVVISRHNALASNAADEPTTARAVREIGEAAVARRRRYELSPVRLGLDSLVARALDAAPGARMLADYNDFKQVPNFRTAELPQALRRVAPPVDTATPAFDRWESNNWVLAGSRTASGKPIVANDPHRTIAAPSLRYMVHLKAPGWDVIGGGEPAIPGVAIGHNQHGAWGLTIFGIDAEDLYTYQLDAKDPRSYRYRGASERMRQIIDTIRVKGAAPVVVTLQYTRHGPVLMSDASKRVAIALRAAWLEPGGAPYLASLRLDQARTWSEARTALSFARMPALNWIWADTSGAIGWQSAGIAPIRKNWDGLVPVPGDGRFEWSGFLPIANLPHETSPARGYVGTANALNVEASYANSNALARVWAEPFRRDRLTEVLDTTRKATLLQMMALQHDETALAARALVPLIKQITLTSPASIAARDTMLRWNGVLSAESRGAAIYAAWERKLLTHTADIVLPLEARPLLRTVSLSQTIGWLTNPDSLLGENPTVARDFILFRSFNEAVSDLSRRFGKDMADWRYGDAKMHHVRIAHPLDVVIADSIRSRLSPGPLARGGYANTLNATGNTDNQTAGASFRVVMDLANWDGAMVTNTPGQSGDPRSPYYSNLFGPWVRGEYSPLPYSPRAVRARTAETVVLRPSLR; encoded by the coding sequence ATGACGGACGTCGCTGCCCCGCCGGCGGGCGCGCTTTCGTTCGACACGCCGCTTACGCGACACGCGCACATTCGAGTGCCCCTGATTTGCGGCCCCATGTATCCGTGCAGCAATCCCGAGTTGGTTGCCGCGGTCAGTGCCGCCGGCGCGCTCGGCATCGTGCAGCCGATCTCGCTCACCTACGTGCACGGCTACGACTTTCGCGAGGGGCTGCGCACGATCACCCGTCTCAGTGGCGGCGCGCCGATCGGCTTCAACGCGCTGATCGAAGCGTCGTCGAAGACGTATCACAACCGCATGATCAAGTGGGTCGACATCGCGCTCGAAGAAGGCGTGCGATTCTTCCTCACGTCACTGGGTAATCCCAAGTGGGTGTGCGATCGCGTGCACGCGGTGGGCGGTGTGGTCTACCACGACATCACCGAGCTGAAGTGGGCCGAGAAGGGCCGCGATGGTGGGGTAGATGGACTCGTGGCGGTGAATCGTGAAGCGGGCGGCCACACCGGTTCACGCGATCCCCGCGCCTTGCTCGACGAAGTCAGCGCGCTCGGATTGCCCGTGGTCGCCGCCGGCGGCGTGGGCGCACCCGACCAGTTCAAGGCCCTTCTCGACATGGGGTACGCGGGTGTCCAGTTGGGCACGCGCTTCATTGCCACGCCGGAGTGCAACTCCGACGACGCCTACAAGTACGCGATCGTGGAGGCCAACTCCCGCGACATCGTGCTCACGGAACGCCTCACCGGCGTGCCGGTGTCGGTGATCCGCACGCCGTACGTGGAGAAACTCGGCACGAAAGTGGGACCGATTTCCCGCTGGTTGTTCAAGGGACGCAAGACGAAGCATTGGATCCGTACCTTCTACGCGCTGCGCTCGCTCCGGCAGCTCAAGCGCTCAAGCGTGGATGGCGCGACGCAGGACTATTGGCAGGCCGGACGTAGCGTCGATGCCATTCATGAGATCAAACCCGCCGGAGAGATTGTGCGCGAGTTCGCAAGTGCGTTGACGAGTGCCGCCGTAAAAGCGGTCGTGTTGCTGGCGCTGTTGTTGGGGGCACCCGATCGCGCGAGCGCTCAGGCGCCGACCCAACAGATCACCGCCACGGGACTGCAGGCGCCGGTCACACTGGCGCGTGACTCAGCCGGCATCGTGCACATCGAGGCGGCGAGCGAACACGATCTGTTCTTCGCGCAGGGCTACAGTGCCGCACGCGATCGACTGTTCCAGCTCGAACTGTGGCGTCGACAGGCGACCGGCACCATGGCCGAAGTGCTCGGCCCTCGCTGGGTCTCGCGTGATCGTGCGTCGCGTCTGCTGCGCTATCGCGGGTCGATGACGTCGGAGCTCGCGCACTACCATCCGCGCGGCGCCAGCATCATCGGCGCATTCGTGGATGGCGTGAACGCGTATGTGGACGAGGTGCGCGCCAACCCCGCGCTGATGCCGCAAGAGCTCACGTGGCTGGGCATCGCACCGCAACACTGGACGCAAGCGGTGGTGATCTCGCGGCACAACGCGTTGGCCTCGAACGCGGCCGATGAACCGACGACCGCGCGCGCGGTACGCGAGATCGGCGAGGCAGCCGTCGCTCGACGCCGGCGCTACGAACTCTCACCCGTACGCCTGGGACTCGACTCGCTCGTGGCGCGCGCGCTCGACGCGGCGCCCGGCGCACGCATGCTGGCCGACTACAACGACTTCAAGCAGGTGCCGAACTTTCGCACCGCGGAGTTGCCGCAGGCGTTGCGTCGCGTGGCACCGCCGGTCGATACGGCGACGCCCGCCTTCGATCGCTGGGAGAGCAACAACTGGGTGCTCGCCGGATCGCGTACGGCCAGCGGCAAGCCGATTGTGGCGAACGATCCGCACCGCACGATCGCGGCGCCGTCGTTGCGCTACATGGTGCACCTGAAGGCGCCGGGCTGGGATGTGATCGGCGGCGGCGAGCCGGCCATTCCCGGCGTCGCCATCGGGCACAACCAACACGGCGCGTGGGGACTCACCATCTTCGGCATCGATGCGGAAGACCTCTACACGTATCAGCTCGATGCCAAAGACCCGCGCTCGTATCGCTATCGCGGCGCCAGTGAGCGCATGCGCCAGATCATCGATACGATTCGCGTAAAGGGAGCGGCCCCGGTGGTCGTGACGCTGCAGTACACCCGTCATGGCCCGGTGCTCATGTCGGACGCGTCGAAGCGGGTGGCGATCGCGCTGCGCGCGGCGTGGCTCGAACCGGGTGGTGCCCCGTACCTCGCCAGCTTGCGACTCGATCAGGCGCGGACGTGGAGCGAAGCGCGCACGGCGCTGTCGTTTGCGCGGATGCCGGCGCTGAACTGGATCTGGGCGGACACCAGCGGTGCCATCGGCTGGCAAAGCGCCGGCATCGCGCCGATTCGCAAGAACTGGGACGGCCTCGTCCCCGTGCCCGGCGATGGACGCTTCGAATGGAGCGGCTTCCTGCCCATTGCGAACCTTCCGCATGAGACGTCGCCTGCACGCGGCTACGTCGGCACGGCCAACGCGCTCAACGTGGAGGCGTCGTACGCCAACAGCAACGCGCTTGCCCGCGTCTGGGCCGAGCCGTTCCGTCGTGATCGCTTGACCGAAGTGCTCGACACCACGCGTAAGGCCACGCTGTTGCAGATGATGGCGCTGCAGCACGACGAGACGGCGCTCGCGGCCCGGGCGCTGGTCCCGCTGATCAAACAGATCACGCTCACGAGCCCCGCCTCGATCGCCGCGCGCGACACCATGCTGCGCTGGAACGGTGTGCTGTCGGCCGAGTCGCGCGGCGCGGCCATTTATGCGGCATGGGAGCGCAAACTGCTCACACACACCGCCGACATCGTGCTGCCATTGGAGGCGCGTCCGCTGCTGCGCACGGTGTCGTTGTCGCAGACCATCGGCTGGCTGACCAACCCGGATTCACTCTTGGGCGAGAACCCGACGGTCGCGCGCGATTTCATTCTGTTCCGTTCGTTCAACGAGGCGGTCTCTGACCTGTCGCGTCGCTTCGGCAAGGACATGGCAGACTGGCGGTACGGCGATGCGAAGATGCATCACGTACGTATCGCGCACCCGCTCGACGTGGTGATCGCCGACTCGATCCGTTCGCGCTTGTCACCCGGACCACTTGCCCGAGGCGGCTATGCCAACACGCTCAACGCCACCGGCAACACCGACAACCAGACGGCCGGCGCCAGTTTTCGCGTGGTGATGGATCTCGCGAACTGGGACGGTGCCATGGTGACGAACACGCCCGGGCAAAGCGGCGACCCGCGTAGTCCGTACTACAGCAATCTCTTCGGACCGTGGGTACGAGGAGAATACTCGCCGCTACCGTACTCGCCGCGAGCGGTGCGGGCGAGGACGGCCGAGACCGTCGTGCTGCGGCCGTCACTGCGATAG
- a CDS encoding S9 family peptidase: MLAAVLLALPSVVVAQQPPASQAATKLPKGPRAMMLADWYRVVNVSSPSVSPDGKRVAMTVTKAVEAENKRHNEIWVVNTAGGEPQRWTSPSTESSNPRWSPDGKYLFFTSPRAGGQGSTWAIRLDQPSGEAIQIGTYPNGSMPLDGAFAVFTEPARRDTATRNATNPFARMQPMAKPTFDAITRPAEPSRFDGRHVTDMSYKVNGVGFVPGRAEARSWRPAQLWRQTVGDTAKQQLTTTLYSHRSPEVSPDGKWIAFIADARLRPDSVMDLERDSLAKLPYNKARDEADRNDTDLYVMASTGGTPRKVSEWMGAESDITWSPDSKQLAFVGRPSRIKSARIYVVDLAGGTPRNLLGDWQFEPGSLNWLTTGNLQFAADIGGRSAILRADLTGKSAPKELVGGRRQLRGASYDAAGKMMAYTSTSMTKPTELFVASADGVGERQLTHFNDDVNKDVVWSDAERFTYKSVGNMEIEGWLMKPYGYTQGKKYPMVIYIHGGPHSAYGEGWFDEFQNLAAQGMFVLFTNPRGSSGYGADFTYSTRGRWGMEDYEDLMKSVDIVAARPDVDSTKMGATGGSYGGFMTTWLATKTDRFKAIETDRTITDWTYWYGSSDAQGLTEFEFYGKPWDNQALYDTLSPIRYVQKVKTPMLLVQSEEDHRTPMGSAEIWFMSLKKQGVPVEMVRYPRSNHDLSRTGEPWLLVDRLGRIRQWFAFWLQGVKAGTAAN; the protein is encoded by the coding sequence ATGTTGGCTGCCGTTCTACTCGCTCTCCCCAGCGTGGTTGTGGCGCAGCAGCCGCCAGCCTCGCAGGCCGCGACCAAGCTCCCGAAGGGGCCGCGAGCGATGATGCTGGCCGACTGGTATCGCGTCGTGAACGTGAGCAGTCCATCGGTTTCACCCGACGGCAAGCGCGTGGCGATGACCGTCACCAAAGCCGTCGAAGCCGAGAACAAGCGGCACAACGAGATCTGGGTCGTGAATACCGCCGGCGGCGAGCCGCAGCGGTGGACGTCGCCGAGCACCGAAAGCAGCAACCCGCGCTGGTCGCCCGACGGTAAGTACCTGTTCTTCACCTCGCCGCGAGCCGGTGGGCAGGGGAGTACGTGGGCGATTCGACTCGATCAGCCCAGCGGCGAAGCGATTCAGATTGGTACGTATCCGAACGGTTCCATGCCGCTGGACGGCGCCTTTGCGGTGTTCACCGAACCCGCCCGTCGGGACACCGCGACGCGAAACGCCACGAATCCGTTCGCCCGCATGCAGCCGATGGCCAAGCCGACGTTCGATGCGATCACGCGCCCGGCCGAACCGTCGCGGTTTGACGGCCGGCACGTGACGGACATGTCGTACAAGGTGAACGGTGTGGGCTTTGTCCCGGGTCGGGCCGAAGCGCGCAGCTGGCGTCCGGCGCAGCTCTGGCGCCAGACGGTAGGCGACACGGCCAAGCAGCAGCTGACGACTACACTGTACTCGCACCGTTCGCCCGAAGTGTCCCCCGACGGCAAGTGGATTGCCTTCATCGCCGACGCGCGACTGCGTCCGGATTCGGTGATGGACCTCGAGCGTGACTCACTCGCCAAGCTGCCGTACAACAAGGCGCGCGATGAGGCCGATCGCAACGACACCGATCTCTACGTCATGGCGAGCACCGGCGGCACGCCGCGCAAGGTGAGCGAGTGGATGGGCGCCGAGTCGGACATCACGTGGTCGCCCGACAGCAAGCAGCTCGCGTTCGTGGGTCGTCCGTCGCGCATCAAGTCGGCTCGCATCTATGTCGTGGACTTGGCCGGCGGCACGCCGCGCAACCTCCTCGGCGACTGGCAGTTCGAGCCGGGCTCACTCAACTGGCTGACCACCGGCAACCTGCAGTTCGCGGCCGACATCGGTGGACGTTCGGCAATCCTGCGCGCCGATCTCACTGGAAAGTCGGCACCGAAGGAACTGGTCGGTGGTCGTCGTCAGCTGCGCGGTGCGAGCTACGACGCCGCGGGCAAGATGATGGCGTACACGTCGACCTCCATGACAAAACCCACGGAACTCTTCGTGGCCTCGGCCGATGGCGTCGGTGAACGTCAGCTCACGCACTTCAATGACGACGTGAACAAGGATGTCGTGTGGAGCGATGCCGAACGCTTTACCTACAAGAGCGTCGGCAACATGGAGATCGAAGGGTGGCTGATGAAACCGTACGGCTACACGCAGGGCAAGAAGTACCCGATGGTGATCTACATTCACGGCGGCCCGCACTCGGCGTACGGCGAAGGCTGGTTCGACGAGTTCCAGAATCTCGCGGCGCAGGGCATGTTCGTGCTCTTCACGAACCCACGTGGCTCGAGCGGATACGGTGCCGACTTCACGTACAGCACGCGCGGTCGCTGGGGCATGGAAGACTACGAGGATCTCATGAAGTCGGTCGACATCGTCGCGGCGCGTCCTGATGTGGACAGCACGAAGATGGGCGCGACCGGCGGCTCGTACGGTGGCTTCATGACGACGTGGTTGGCCACCAAGACCGATCGCTTCAAGGCGATCGAGACCGATCGCACGATTACCGATTGGACGTACTGGTACGGCAGCAGCGACGCGCAGGGACTCACCGAGTTCGAATTTTACGGCAAGCCGTGGGACAATCAGGCGCTGTACGACACGCTGTCTCCGATCCGCTACGTGCAGAAGGTGAAGACGCCGATGTTGCTCGTGCAGAGTGAAGAAGATCACCGCACCCCGATGGGGAGTGCGGAGATCTGGTTCATGTCACTCAAGAAGCAGGGCGTGCCGGTGGAGATGGTGCGCTATCCGCGCTCCAACCACGACCTGTCACGGACCGGTGAGCCCTGGCTGCTGGTGGACCGCCTGGGGCGGATCCGGCAGTGGTTTGCGTTCTGGCTGCAGGGCGTGAAGGCCGGCACAGCGGCGAACTAG
- a CDS encoding M20/M25/M40 family metallo-hydrolase has translation MSVFSKRHLYAAAIALGCSVSSVQAQSATSDAATTERLMQRLGALAADSMEGRRAGTPGSVRARAYLVRELTAMGAKPIGSSFVVPVTLRARAGSDTAGANIVARIPGKNSRGPVLVLSAHYDHLGVRNSVVFNGADDDASGCVALLTIAERLLREPPEHDVILAFFDAEESGMVGSKAFVNAPPVALARVAMNINLDMVARQDGKALWVSGTSHTPSLKPIAEQAATNAAVTIRFGHDTKNLKPGDDWTGSSDHSAFHTKGIPFLYLGVEDHDDYHQSGDDADKVDPVFYRGTVEFAYALVRAADAKLNSVTRSRK, from the coding sequence ATGAGCGTGTTCTCCAAGAGGCATCTGTACGCCGCCGCGATCGCGCTCGGATGCAGCGTGTCGTCCGTACAGGCGCAAAGCGCCACGTCGGACGCTGCGACCACCGAGCGTCTTATGCAGCGGCTCGGCGCGTTGGCGGCCGACAGCATGGAGGGCAGACGCGCCGGCACACCGGGCTCGGTACGTGCTCGCGCGTACCTTGTGCGGGAGCTGACCGCGATGGGCGCGAAACCGATCGGTTCCAGCTTCGTCGTGCCGGTCACGCTCCGCGCGCGGGCCGGCAGCGACACCGCCGGCGCTAACATCGTGGCGCGCATTCCCGGCAAGAATTCCCGCGGCCCGGTGCTGGTGCTCAGCGCGCACTACGATCACCTGGGTGTGCGCAACAGTGTGGTGTTCAATGGTGCCGACGACGACGCGAGTGGCTGCGTGGCGCTGCTGACCATCGCCGAACGGTTGCTGCGAGAGCCGCCGGAGCACGATGTGATTCTGGCGTTCTTCGACGCCGAGGAATCGGGTATGGTGGGCTCGAAGGCCTTCGTGAACGCGCCTCCCGTCGCACTCGCTCGCGTGGCGATGAACATCAATCTCGACATGGTCGCACGACAGGACGGCAAGGCGCTCTGGGTGTCAGGCACCTCGCACACGCCTTCGCTCAAACCCATCGCCGAACAGGCGGCGACCAACGCCGCGGTCACCATCCGATTCGGACACGACACGAAGAACCTCAAGCCGGGCGACGATTGGACCGGCTCGTCCGACCATTCGGCATTCCACACCAAGGGGATCCCGTTCTTGTATCTGGGGGTCGAGGATCACGACGACTATCACCAGTCGGGAGACGACGCCGACAAGGTGGACCCGGTGTTTTATCGCGGGACGGTAGAGTTTGCGTATGCGCTGGTGCGGGCGGCGGACGCGAAGCTGAACAGCGTGACGCGAAGCCGGAAATAG
- a CDS encoding DUF4403 family protein, translated as MSSAPVLSTTPVGVADMAVVPVRVTYVLSALTPSLDSLFPVSDSLSAARCAAIGLVCHQYVYRREPLRVRAEGPQLFIDTKLAYRARLGTIGGGARVASCGYAPEAMRRATTSMRTSLYWRRDWKIGARDTKLVAALVDPCTVTALGVDATRTLQGVIDKQLALFAAEADTTIPTVGDFKPLADSLWQSFLEPTALDSTNTLWLVLDPQTVQVTPFAGNGPSIITTMVLYARPRVIAGAKPVVRRKPLPVLALGSAPLEYSVPVSVELPFAELERRAALLLSQETSSASVRVDSVEVRGMRDSVRIDLTVSGSLRGRLSLTSRLRWDAAAREIRLDDLDWSLESRGKLSRVKATLGAPLVGRAVRRATNGGRVALGAQLDSVRAELMRKLNGPMAPGVVMGSSVRDLQIIEVTATATAFVVKARLTGQSGVWFQ; from the coding sequence GTGAGTTCAGCACCGGTGCTGAGTACGACACCGGTCGGTGTGGCAGACATGGCGGTCGTGCCCGTGCGCGTGACCTACGTGCTCAGCGCCCTGACTCCATCACTCGATTCGCTCTTCCCGGTCAGTGACTCGCTGAGTGCCGCTCGCTGCGCGGCCATCGGCTTGGTGTGCCATCAGTACGTGTATCGTCGTGAACCGCTCCGCGTGCGCGCCGAGGGACCGCAGCTCTTCATCGACACGAAGCTGGCCTATCGCGCGCGACTCGGCACCATCGGTGGCGGCGCCCGCGTCGCCAGCTGCGGTTATGCGCCGGAAGCGATGCGGCGCGCCACTACCTCGATGCGCACGTCGCTATACTGGCGACGCGATTGGAAGATCGGTGCACGCGACACGAAGCTGGTGGCCGCACTCGTGGACCCCTGCACGGTGACGGCACTGGGGGTCGACGCCACCAGGACATTGCAGGGCGTCATCGACAAACAGCTGGCGCTGTTCGCGGCCGAGGCGGATACCACCATTCCCACCGTTGGCGACTTCAAGCCATTGGCGGATTCGCTCTGGCAGAGCTTTCTCGAGCCGACCGCACTCGACTCCACGAACACGCTCTGGCTCGTGCTCGACCCACAGACTGTGCAGGTCACCCCGTTCGCCGGCAACGGACCGAGCATCATCACGACGATGGTGCTGTACGCGCGTCCGCGCGTCATCGCCGGCGCGAAACCCGTCGTGCGCCGGAAGCCGCTGCCCGTGCTGGCGCTGGGTTCGGCGCCACTGGAATACTCGGTGCCGGTCAGCGTGGAATTGCCGTTCGCGGAACTCGAACGACGTGCGGCGCTGCTGCTGTCGCAGGAGACATCGAGCGCCAGTGTGCGCGTCGACAGCGTGGAGGTACGAGGGATGCGTGACAGCGTGCGCATCGATCTCACGGTGTCGGGATCGTTACGCGGACGACTGTCGCTCACGTCACGGTTGCGATGGGATGCCGCCGCTCGTGAAATCCGGCTCGACGACCTCGATTGGTCGCTGGAGAGCCGCGGCAAGCTCTCGCGGGTAAAAGCCACACTCGGGGCGCCGCTGGTCGGGCGCGCCGTGCGACGCGCCACCAATGGCGGACGCGTCGCGCTCGGCGCGCAGCTGGATTCGGTGCGGGCGGAGTTGATGCGCAAGCTGAACGGGCCGATGGCGCCCGGCGTAGTGATGGGCAGCAGTGTACGCGATCTGCAGATCATCGAAGTGACCGCGACGGCAACCGCCTTCGTGGTCAAGGCGCGACTCACCGGACAGTCAGGGGTATGGTTTCAATGA
- a CDS encoding pentapeptide repeat-containing protein translates to MSATPTGVVLSTGAELTGAELTGAELTGAELTGAGTVDTSVDRPAQPASAAHATAHATTIRHPPAIRLPHGQDRLPASGVMRVRCS, encoded by the coding sequence ATGTCTGCCACACCGACCGGTGTCGTACTCAGCACCGGTGCTGAACTCACTGGTGCTGAACTCACCGGTGCTGAACTCACTGGTGCTGAACTCACCGGTGCGGGCACCGTCGATACGTCGGTTGACCGCCCCGCGCAGCCGGCAAGCGCCGCGCACGCTACCGCGCACGCCACTACAATACGCCACCCACCGGCCATCAGGCTCCCTCACGGTCAAGACCGTCTGCCCGCATCGGGAGTGATGCGGGTCAGATGCTCCTGA
- a CDS encoding methyl-accepting chemotaxis protein, which produces MRRWTVRTRLLAGFGLLLALLVLVGTIATVRVRSLRATVELATQDVAHKAKAANTLIDAVNQTARFKLALFAATSPELVEQSSAGVASSRQHINAAYATLDSLAGDSLRGDSTMTRQIAEIKSLRKLHAAAFDSAAAVRKTGDVAAAEALLSTTVLPTLDHYVESINALIDTQDKSLERAAQAADAKAASGIVIIISLCLLAVVLGAVVAWKIYRSITVPLAQLTGIANQLAEGDCNVAFERDGSRDEVAILAQAMQRMATADAELASVAQCLAEGDVGVSIALRGERDGLGAAMTQVQSTLQALEVETSKLTTAALEGRLQERAQSARFRGAFRELTSGLNAMLDNLLAPVEEARTTLERLADRDLSARMSSAWRGDHAALATAINTAAGALDQTLTEVAASADQVNSASMQIADGSQDLARSSSEQAASLEEVASSLQEVASVTRRNVEHAAEASALTSEAQATSGRGVEEMGRLSNAIARIKQSSDSTARIVKTIDEIAFQTNLLALNAAVEAARAGDAGRGFAVVAEEVRSLALRSAEAARQTSALIEQSVATANEGVTLNDAVLLQLREIDRQVARVGAVMVEVESASQLQREGITAIGKSIELMNGVTQQVAASAEESASAAEELASQATTMTALVGEFSLSSSRDVGRTGTSRNSGRSAATQSRRPSRRMTAA; this is translated from the coding sequence ATGCGCCGTTGGACTGTACGCACCCGACTTCTTGCCGGCTTCGGCCTGCTGCTCGCCCTCCTCGTGCTGGTGGGAACCATCGCGACCGTGCGTGTGCGCTCGCTGCGCGCCACCGTGGAACTGGCCACCCAGGACGTGGCCCACAAGGCGAAGGCCGCGAACACGCTGATCGACGCGGTGAATCAGACCGCGCGCTTCAAGCTGGCGCTGTTCGCCGCCACGTCTCCCGAACTCGTCGAACAGTCGTCGGCCGGCGTGGCGTCGTCGCGACAGCACATCAACGCGGCATACGCGACACTCGATTCACTCGCTGGCGACTCGCTTCGTGGTGACTCGACGATGACGCGGCAGATCGCCGAGATCAAGTCATTGCGCAAGCTGCACGCCGCCGCATTCGATTCGGCCGCGGCCGTTCGAAAGACCGGCGACGTCGCGGCGGCGGAAGCCCTGCTGTCTACGACCGTCTTGCCGACGCTTGATCACTACGTCGAATCGATCAACGCGCTCATCGACACGCAGGACAAGTCACTCGAGCGCGCGGCCCAGGCCGCCGACGCAAAGGCCGCGAGCGGCATTGTGATCATTATCTCACTCTGTCTGTTGGCGGTCGTGCTGGGTGCGGTCGTGGCCTGGAAGATCTACCGCAGTATCACGGTGCCGTTGGCTCAGCTCACGGGCATCGCGAATCAGTTGGCCGAGGGTGACTGCAATGTGGCCTTCGAGCGCGATGGATCGCGCGATGAAGTGGCCATCCTGGCGCAGGCGATGCAGCGCATGGCGACCGCCGACGCCGAGCTGGCGTCCGTGGCGCAGTGTCTGGCCGAAGGGGATGTCGGCGTATCGATCGCCCTGCGCGGCGAGCGCGATGGCCTCGGCGCCGCGATGACCCAGGTCCAGTCCACGTTGCAGGCGCTCGAAGTCGAAACGTCGAAGCTCACCACCGCGGCGTTGGAAGGACGACTGCAGGAACGGGCGCAGAGTGCGCGATTCAGGGGAGCCTTCCGCGAGCTCACGAGTGGCCTCAACGCGATGCTCGACAACCTGCTGGCCCCCGTGGAAGAGGCGCGGACAACCCTCGAACGGCTCGCCGATCGCGATCTCTCGGCGCGCATGTCCTCGGCGTGGCGCGGCGATCACGCCGCGTTGGCAACCGCGATCAACACGGCGGCCGGCGCCCTCGACCAGACACTGACCGAGGTGGCCGCGTCGGCGGATCAGGTCAATAGCGCGTCGATGCAGATTGCCGATGGCAGTCAGGATCTGGCCCGGAGCTCGTCGGAGCAGGCGGCGTCGCTCGAGGAGGTCGCGTCCAGCTTGCAGGAAGTCGCGTCCGTCACGCGCCGCAATGTGGAGCATGCCGCGGAGGCCTCCGCGCTGACCAGCGAAGCGCAGGCCACGTCTGGACGCGGCGTGGAGGAGATGGGCCGCTTGTCGAATGCGATCGCCCGCATCAAGCAGTCGAGTGACTCTACGGCGCGCATCGTGAAGACCATCGACGAGATCGCGTTCCAGACCAATCTGCTGGCGCTGAACGCAGCCGTCGAAGCCGCGCGCGCGGGCGATGCCGGACGTGGCTTTGCCGTCGTGGCGGAAGAAGTCCGCAGTCTTGCGCTGCGCAGCGCCGAGGCGGCGCGTCAGACGTCGGCGTTGATCGAGCAGTCCGTGGCCACGGCGAACGAGGGCGTCACGTTGAACGACGCCGTGTTGCTGCAGTTGCGCGAGATCGACCGTCAGGTTGCCCGAGTGGGCGCCGTCATGGTGGAAGTCGAGTCGGCGAGCCAGCTCCAGCGGGAGGGGATCACGGCGATCGGCAAGTCGATCGAACTGATGAACGGCGTCACCCAACAGGTGGCGGCCAGCGCCGAAGAATCGGCGAGCGCGGCGGAGGAGCTGGCCAGTCAGGCCACCACCATGACCGCGTTGGTCGGCGAGTTCTCCCTGTCATCTTCACGGGACGTTGGGCGGACGGGCACGTCGCGCAACAGTGGGCGGTCGGCCGCGACGCAATCGCGTCGCCCGTCACGTCGTATGACTGCCGCCTAG